The following are encoded together in the Juglans microcarpa x Juglans regia isolate MS1-56 chromosome 2D, Jm3101_v1.0, whole genome shotgun sequence genome:
- the LOC121248470 gene encoding fruit protein pKIWI501-like, with translation MATVEVVSAKTALPEDTTEDSLKAHETTIKEEVVTAPPASESTPEEPKGEKETVAVPEEAKAVTEAAVASEPEAPAEVETKVAAEETKVVTEETIVEKTEEDAPKETPEPVVEGTKEATDSGEVPVPEPKPAPEVEVPKEEVVAEVPKEEVVAEVPKEEVVKEEDEKPEEAEEKVETEAAVEKAK, from the exons ATGGCCACTGTTGAG GTTGTATCAGCAAAGACAGCCCTCCCCGAGGACACAACCGAGGACTCACTCAAAGCTCATGAGACTACTATCAAAGAAGAGGTAGTGACTGCACCACCTGCATCGGAGTCCACCCCAGAGGAGCCAAAGGGAGAAAAAGAGACCGTGGCTGTGCCTGAGGAAGCCAAGGCTGTAACTGAGGCAGCCGTGGCTTCAGAACCTGAAGCCCCAGCCGAAGTTGAGACTAAGGTGGCGGCTGAAGAGACCAAGGTTGTGACTGAGGAGACAATAGTTGAGAAGACCGAGGAGGATGCCCCTAAGGAAACACCAGAGCCGGTTGTCGAGGGGACCAAAGAAGCTACTGACTCTGGTGAGGTTCCAGTACCAGAACCAAAGCCAGCACCTGAAGTGGAAGTCCCAAAGGAAGAGGTTGTTGCAGAAGTTCCAAAAGAGGAGGTTGTAGCAGAAGTTCCGAAAGAGGAGGTTGTTAAGGAGGAGGACGAGAAGCCAGAAGAAGCTGAAGAGAAAGTTGAGACAGAAGCAGCTGTGGAGAAGGCCAAGTAA
- the LOC121248469 gene encoding F-box protein At3g07870-like, translating to MDSDFEKESERKRRKVEGEPQPSRMESLPHELILDIVSGLPVSSLVQFKSVCKGWSKLAGDPDLVSMHGTRMAENNPCLIFHCDYPLKNHLYFLELPACIEKKEKVKKLRVPFWSAMPEFDVVGSCNGLLCLSDSLFSDALYIYNPFTSNYQELPKSIQYLNQELVFGFGFHPTTKEYKVIRIVYYKNTDRGGNRRAYRLANMKSDVQIFTLGCSNWRSKGKVAYHLLQSPSQVLVNGRLHWVTWPRRNDPRRSIISFDLAEEQFQEVLTPDCYTLNRRKYHLVVLGGCLSAAVYCNYGRLEIWVMREYGVKESWNKKFSIGNYVPKGLEKDVNQSFKISKIISKGRFVRVLCILKNGEILLEYKSRALVSYDPISGKFKDLMYQAIPKWFQAVVHVGSLNWI from the coding sequence ATGGACTCAGATTTTGAGAAAGAGAgcgaaagaaagagaagaaaggtAGAAGGAGAACCACAACCAAGCAGAATGGAAAGTCTGCCACACGAACTGATCCTCGATATAGTTTCAGGGCTTCCTGTGTCATCCTTGGTGCAATTCAAGTCTGTATGCAAAGGTTGGAGCAAGTTAGCAGGAGATCCTGATCTTGTTAGTATGCACGGTACGCGCATGGCTGAGAACAATCCATGCCTCATCTTCCACTGCGATTATCCTCTCAAGAACCATCTTTACTTTTTAGAGCTCCCAGCTTGCATcgaaaagaaggaaaaggtGAAAAAGCTTCGTGTGCCTTTCTGGAGTGCGATGCCCGAGTTTGATGTGGTAGGCTCATGTAACGGTTTGCTCTGCTTATCTGATTCATTATTTAGTGATGCACTCTACATATATAACCCTTTCACCAGTAATTACCAAGAGCTTCCTAAATCCATACAATACTTGAATCAAGAGTTAGTTTTTGGATTCGGGTTTCACCCCACGACCAAGGAATACAAGGTGATTAGGATAGTCTATTATAAGAATACAGATAGAGGTGGCAACCGGCGTGCCTATAGACTCGCTAACATGAAGTCAGATGTTCAGATTTTCACTTTGGGTTGCTCAAACTGGAGAAGTAAGGGAAAGGTTGCTTATCATCTTCTTCAGTCTCCATCACAAGTCTTGGTTAATGGAAGACTTCATTGGGTCACTTGGCCTCGCAGAAACGACCCAAGGCGCAGCATCATCTCGTTTGACTTAGCAGAAGAGCAATTCCAGGAAGTCCTAACACCTGATTGCTATACTTTAAACAGGCGCAAGTATCATCTGGTGGTTCTAGGAGGTTGCCTTTCTGCTGCGGTTTATTGTAACTATGGGAGATTGGAGATTTGGGTAATGAGAGAGTATGGTGTGAAGGAGTCTTGGAACAAGAAATTCAGCATAGGAAACTACGTGCCTAAGGGACTTGAAAAGGATGTGAACCAATCTTTCAAGATTTCTAAGATTATTTCCAAAGGAAGGTTTGTTCGCGTTCTATGCATCTTGAAGAATGGCGAGATCTTGTTGGAGTACAAAAGCAGAGCTCTGGTCTCCTATGACCCAATAAGTGGGAAATTTAAAGACCTTATGTATCAGGCTATACCTAAGTGGTTTCAAGCAGTTGTTCATGTGGGTAGCCTCAACTGGATTTGA